The stretch of DNA AACGCGAAATGGAGGGTGGCACCGCCGATGAGGTCATTGGTCAGTTGGTACAGAGGGTAGAGGTGCCACGTTAAGAAGTGAAAAATGAATAGTGAAAAGTTGAGTTGGACCGTTGGTAAGCGACCCTCAGGCTGGTGGGTTAGCGTACTCATTTTTCTCTTTTCATTATTAACTTTTCACTACACAAAAGCCCAACTTACCGGCACCTGGATTGGTGTGCATTCGGAATGGGACAGCGATTTCGTTTGCCCGCTGCCAGCCTACCTGCGTCTAAACGCCGACAGCACTTACCAACTCGGTCTGGTTGAAGGAACTACCCCACCCATTCGCTCGACCTGGGCCGTTCAGGGCAACCGCGTTCGGCTCGATACCATTCATTATGCGCCAGGATTGGTGCAGGTAGAAGGCAACTTGCTCCGCATTGGCACGTTTTACCCGATGGTGTTCCGGCGGTTTCAGACTATTCCACTCGACTCAATTGCTGTCTATCAACAACTTAGTGGCCGTGTATGGCAATCAGACAGCCTGACGATAGCATTGTTTGCCGACGGACGGGTTAGTCTGGAAAACCGCACGGCGAAAAACCGCACGGTACATTTCTGGCGAGTGGCCCGGCTCGATGCGTCGCTGTTTCTGGTGATACGCGGCAGCCCACACGAACGCGATGGCAACTACAAACCGCTTTGGCAACTGACAAGCGTATCGCCTACAGCCATTCAGGCCATCGGCTGGAATGGGCGCAACGTTAGCACCGAAACATTTCGCTTAGGGCGTTCGCTTACATCGGCAGACAGTTGCCGGTCAAGCGGGTTTCAGCCCTGCGACAACTGCTTTTCGTGGCAATGGTATTATACGCAACTCAACGCTGAACGGCAGCAATACGTGAAAGAGGTTATGCAGAAACACTATCATCCGATTGATTTGCCGGGGCAGTCGGGGCTGCTTCGGGCGCGGTTTGTGGTAAACTGTCAGGGCGAACGCGGCCTGTTCGACATCGCCGGATTTGATACCGATTACTGCCCCTTTGTTTTCGACAAGTGCATTACGGAGCAAGTTCAGGACATTTGCCGCCGACACGTTGATTTTGAAGGCTTATCGTATTATGTCAGCGGTCAAACAGAACGACGCCCCGAAGATAAAGGCGTTTCGCTGACATTCCGGCTTAAAGACGGTTGCATAACTGATGTGTTGCCATGATCCGACTCGCGCTTTCTCTGTCGTTCTTTCCCCTGCTGGCTTCGGCGCAAACTGACGATAGCCATTTTCTGCAATCGTGCGCGTCGATGCTGGCCGCGAACCGGGCCGCGCCAACGCAGTTTTTTTTCAGCACTAAACGCGAACAAAACCGGCTCGATACGGCGACCGCTACCGGCCCTAACTACCGATTGCGGGCGTTGAATTATGTTTGGCTGCGCCACTATGAGCAGGCCGCGCAGTGGTTCGAGAAAGCTGCCGAACACTTCCCGAAAGAACACGGAGCAGCAGGTGAGTTTTATTTTACGTTTTTGCGCGATACGGACCGCGCCCTGCGTCATCTCAACGCCTTCGACGCGCTGACCGTTAATTTCGATGACCACATAAACCACAATCCTGTCAGCTACCTGCGTGGGTTGGTATATCGGGATAGGGGCAACCACCCAAAAGCCATTGAGCAGTTTTGCATTGCTATCGACTCGCTCGAAAAAAAGCACGGAGCCGAGTGG from Spirosoma montaniterrae encodes:
- a CDS encoding tetratricopeptide repeat protein, whose amino-acid sequence is MIRLALSLSFFPLLASAQTDDSHFLQSCASMLAANRAAPTQFFFSTKREQNRLDTATATGPNYRLRALNYVWLRHYEQAAQWFEKAAEHFPKEHGAAGEFYFTFLRDTDRALRHLNAFDALTVNFDDHINHNPVSYLRGLVYRDRGNHPKAIEQFCIAIDSLEKKHGAEWVNYRHYVSRAVSYLATQQPGKALLDLDKAAHNYPKSPLVQYQRGVALRQLGRTAEARTALQDASFFYKQNRAQRGSYPQEDDNNPLFEPDIDAAIDALPATNRN